Proteins encoded in a region of the Populus alba chromosome 13, ASM523922v2, whole genome shotgun sequence genome:
- the LOC118036501 gene encoding glutamyl-tRNA reductase-binding protein, chloroplastic: protein MASVAQSSTQAVSTGDVNSDANVFQLIQTHQEKAARLPPVEEIRTVLDQSTHGMLSTFSQKHEGYPSGSMVDFACDADGSPIVAVSSWAVHAKDLIANPKCSLLVAKDPEDRTDLVITLHGDSIPVSEKDVTAVRTTYLAKHPDAFRVDFGDFQFMRIEPKVVQYMSGAATTLLGSGEFSKEEYQTAKVDPIAQFSKPVASHMNRDHAEDTRLIVQHSTSIPVDSAYMLDVDSLGFNVKAVYQGNTYKLRIPFPRRAEERKDVKTLVVEMLQAAKS, encoded by the exons ATGGCTTCTGTTGCTCAGTCTTCCACTCAG GCCGTGTCAACTGGGGATGTTAACTCTGATGCCAATGTGTTCCAGTTGATCCAAACTCACCAG GAAAAGGCAGCTCGGCTTCCTCCGGttgaggaaattagaaccgTGCTTGACCAGAGCACGCACGGCATGCTTTCAACTTTTTCTCAG AAGCATGAGGGTTATCCATCAGGTTCAATGGTTGATTTTGCATGCGATGCTGATGGATCTCCAATAGTAGCAGTCAGCAGCTGGGCAGTTCATGCTAAG GACCTAATAGCCAATCCCAAATGCTCATTGCTTGTTGCTAAAGATCCCGAAGATAGGACTGATTTAGTAATCACCCTGCATGGTGATTCCATTCCT GTTTCTGAGAAAGATGTAACTGCTGTTCGAACAACATATCTGGCAAAGCATCCTGATGCATTCAGG GTTGACTTTGGTGATTTCCAATTTATGCGCATTGAACCAAAAGTTGTGCAATACATGTCAGGAGCTGCAACTACTTTGCTTGGATCTGGTG AATTCAGCAAAGAAGAGTACCAGACTGCTAAAGTTGATCCAATTGCTCAATTTTCTAAACCTGTTGCG TCTCACATGAACAGAGATCATGCTGAAGATACAAGACTCATAGTGCAACACTCAACTTCAATTCCG GTGGACTCTGCTTATATGCTGGATGTGGACAGTCTTGGATTCAATGTTAAG GCTGTTTATCAAGGAAATACATACAAGCTTCGAATTCCTTTCCCTAGACGTGCAGAAGAGAGAAA